A single window of Cydia fagiglandana chromosome 25, ilCydFagi1.1, whole genome shotgun sequence DNA harbors:
- the LOC134677051 gene encoding F-box and leucine-rich repeat protein 13-like isoform X2: MLNADCWREILGYIPVEEIIRSERVSRRWRDRMIEYMQGVNLSVEYLRPCIINILSWDRHPNSRHLTLDREDQPGKRWFEAMLTKLGENIVFIGTDRIVDFDIANITWHCPNLEILLLCSIEYYLPLDQLKCCKRLKRISLHTCTIPDEYICQVLSVVPIEELVINNASYVSGMFLSEPKNTKLKSLTISACYLLMTDFFRTAVDLDELTKLELTLNSVEVYRNVHLLLRNTPNLEYLKLVSFDKKINVGSEFSDALSNLSKLKHFYGRYINNSHEGWLEDVAVGCKELRTLDIGNCTGVTASSVITLCRSAGPNLTELGVAWNTELTDSDLAACLKYCPNLEVLDVQGCVQVSPELVQCAVRRARPLRMRLRRTKVPYDMRSKCPWVDLDFEY; encoded by the exons ATGTTAAAcgcagattgctggcgcgaaaTTCTTGGCTATATACCAGTTGAAGAAATAATCAGATCTGAGCGAGTCAGTCGCCGATGGCGGGACCGAATGATAGAATATATGCAAG GTGTGAATCTCTCCGTAGAATACTTAAGACCCTGCATAATCAACATATTAAGCTGGGACCGGCACCCAAACAGCAGGCACTTGACCCTGGACCGCGAAGACCAGCCGGGCAAGCGGTGGTTTGAGGCCATGCTGACCAAGCTCGGGGAGAACATAGTTTTTATTGGCACGGACAGGATTGTTGACTTCGATATTGCTAATATCACTTGGCATTGTCCTAACCTTGAGATTCTGTTG CTTTGCAGCATAGAATACTATCTTCCTCTGGACCAGCTGAAATGTTGCAAACGCCTGAAACGGATATCTTTGCATACATGCACG ATACCAGACGAATACATTTGCCAGGTCTTAAGCGTTGTTCCCATCGAGGAGCTAGTGATAAACAACGCCAGCTACGTATCTGGCATGTTTCTATCCGAGCCGAAGAACACCAAACTGAAGTCCCTGACGATATCCGCTTGCTATTTGCTGATGACGGATTTCTTTAGGACGGCGGTGGATTTGGACGAGTTGACGAAGTTAGAGTTGACTCTTAATAGTGTTGAG GTATACAGAAATGTCCATTTACTTCTACGCAACACACCAAACTTAGAATATCTAAAATTAGTATCTTTCGACAAGAAAATTAACGTAGGGAGTGAATTCTCAGATGCTCTCAGTAACTTAAGTAAGCTTAAACATTTCTATGGAAGATATATAAATAATTCGCACGAAGGTTGGCTGGAAGACGTCGCCGTTGGATGTAAGGAGTTGAGGACTTTGGATATTGGGAATTGTACGG GTGTCACAGCAAGTAGTGTAATAACTCTCTGCCGATCAGCGGGGCCAAATCTAACAGAGCTCGGGGTCGCTTGGAACACTGAGCTTACAGACAGCGACCTGGCTGCGTGTTTGAAATACTGCCCTAATCTAgag GTTCTGGACGTGCAGGGGTGCGTGCAGGTGTCACCAGAGTTGGTGCAGTGcgcggtgcggcgcgcgcggccgctGCGCATGCGGCTGCGCAGGACCAAAGTGCCCTACGACATGAGG
- the LOC134677051 gene encoding F-box and leucine-rich repeat protein 13-like isoform X1, protein MAANHDVSTDYQYTILDMLNADCWREILGYIPVEEIIRSERVSRRWRDRMIEYMQGVNLSVEYLRPCIINILSWDRHPNSRHLTLDREDQPGKRWFEAMLTKLGENIVFIGTDRIVDFDIANITWHCPNLEILLLCSIEYYLPLDQLKCCKRLKRISLHTCTIPDEYICQVLSVVPIEELVINNASYVSGMFLSEPKNTKLKSLTISACYLLMTDFFRTAVDLDELTKLELTLNSVEVYRNVHLLLRNTPNLEYLKLVSFDKKINVGSEFSDALSNLSKLKHFYGRYINNSHEGWLEDVAVGCKELRTLDIGNCTGVTASSVITLCRSAGPNLTELGVAWNTELTDSDLAACLKYCPNLEVLDVQGCVQVSPELVQCAVRRARPLRMRLRRTKVPYDMRSKCPWVDLDFEY, encoded by the exons ATGGCAGCAAATCATGAT GTTTCAACAGACTATCAATACACAATCCTAGACATGTTAAAcgcagattgctggcgcgaaaTTCTTGGCTATATACCAGTTGAAGAAATAATCAGATCTGAGCGAGTCAGTCGCCGATGGCGGGACCGAATGATAGAATATATGCAAG GTGTGAATCTCTCCGTAGAATACTTAAGACCCTGCATAATCAACATATTAAGCTGGGACCGGCACCCAAACAGCAGGCACTTGACCCTGGACCGCGAAGACCAGCCGGGCAAGCGGTGGTTTGAGGCCATGCTGACCAAGCTCGGGGAGAACATAGTTTTTATTGGCACGGACAGGATTGTTGACTTCGATATTGCTAATATCACTTGGCATTGTCCTAACCTTGAGATTCTGTTG CTTTGCAGCATAGAATACTATCTTCCTCTGGACCAGCTGAAATGTTGCAAACGCCTGAAACGGATATCTTTGCATACATGCACG ATACCAGACGAATACATTTGCCAGGTCTTAAGCGTTGTTCCCATCGAGGAGCTAGTGATAAACAACGCCAGCTACGTATCTGGCATGTTTCTATCCGAGCCGAAGAACACCAAACTGAAGTCCCTGACGATATCCGCTTGCTATTTGCTGATGACGGATTTCTTTAGGACGGCGGTGGATTTGGACGAGTTGACGAAGTTAGAGTTGACTCTTAATAGTGTTGAG GTATACAGAAATGTCCATTTACTTCTACGCAACACACCAAACTTAGAATATCTAAAATTAGTATCTTTCGACAAGAAAATTAACGTAGGGAGTGAATTCTCAGATGCTCTCAGTAACTTAAGTAAGCTTAAACATTTCTATGGAAGATATATAAATAATTCGCACGAAGGTTGGCTGGAAGACGTCGCCGTTGGATGTAAGGAGTTGAGGACTTTGGATATTGGGAATTGTACGG GTGTCACAGCAAGTAGTGTAATAACTCTCTGCCGATCAGCGGGGCCAAATCTAACAGAGCTCGGGGTCGCTTGGAACACTGAGCTTACAGACAGCGACCTGGCTGCGTGTTTGAAATACTGCCCTAATCTAgag GTTCTGGACGTGCAGGGGTGCGTGCAGGTGTCACCAGAGTTGGTGCAGTGcgcggtgcggcgcgcgcggccgctGCGCATGCGGCTGCGCAGGACCAAAGTGCCCTACGACATGAGG
- the LOC134677051 gene encoding F-box and leucine-rich repeat protein 13-like isoform X3: MIEYMQGVNLSVEYLRPCIINILSWDRHPNSRHLTLDREDQPGKRWFEAMLTKLGENIVFIGTDRIVDFDIANITWHCPNLEILLLCSIEYYLPLDQLKCCKRLKRISLHTCTIPDEYICQVLSVVPIEELVINNASYVSGMFLSEPKNTKLKSLTISACYLLMTDFFRTAVDLDELTKLELTLNSVEVYRNVHLLLRNTPNLEYLKLVSFDKKINVGSEFSDALSNLSKLKHFYGRYINNSHEGWLEDVAVGCKELRTLDIGNCTGVTASSVITLCRSAGPNLTELGVAWNTELTDSDLAACLKYCPNLEVLDVQGCVQVSPELVQCAVRRARPLRMRLRRTKVPYDMRSKCPWVDLDFEY; encoded by the exons ATGATAGAATATATGCAAG GTGTGAATCTCTCCGTAGAATACTTAAGACCCTGCATAATCAACATATTAAGCTGGGACCGGCACCCAAACAGCAGGCACTTGACCCTGGACCGCGAAGACCAGCCGGGCAAGCGGTGGTTTGAGGCCATGCTGACCAAGCTCGGGGAGAACATAGTTTTTATTGGCACGGACAGGATTGTTGACTTCGATATTGCTAATATCACTTGGCATTGTCCTAACCTTGAGATTCTGTTG CTTTGCAGCATAGAATACTATCTTCCTCTGGACCAGCTGAAATGTTGCAAACGCCTGAAACGGATATCTTTGCATACATGCACG ATACCAGACGAATACATTTGCCAGGTCTTAAGCGTTGTTCCCATCGAGGAGCTAGTGATAAACAACGCCAGCTACGTATCTGGCATGTTTCTATCCGAGCCGAAGAACACCAAACTGAAGTCCCTGACGATATCCGCTTGCTATTTGCTGATGACGGATTTCTTTAGGACGGCGGTGGATTTGGACGAGTTGACGAAGTTAGAGTTGACTCTTAATAGTGTTGAG GTATACAGAAATGTCCATTTACTTCTACGCAACACACCAAACTTAGAATATCTAAAATTAGTATCTTTCGACAAGAAAATTAACGTAGGGAGTGAATTCTCAGATGCTCTCAGTAACTTAAGTAAGCTTAAACATTTCTATGGAAGATATATAAATAATTCGCACGAAGGTTGGCTGGAAGACGTCGCCGTTGGATGTAAGGAGTTGAGGACTTTGGATATTGGGAATTGTACGG GTGTCACAGCAAGTAGTGTAATAACTCTCTGCCGATCAGCGGGGCCAAATCTAACAGAGCTCGGGGTCGCTTGGAACACTGAGCTTACAGACAGCGACCTGGCTGCGTGTTTGAAATACTGCCCTAATCTAgag GTTCTGGACGTGCAGGGGTGCGTGCAGGTGTCACCAGAGTTGGTGCAGTGcgcggtgcggcgcgcgcggccgctGCGCATGCGGCTGCGCAGGACCAAAGTGCCCTACGACATGAGG